The Streptomyces sp. GSL17-111 region GATGTTGTCGACCCCGGTCAGCGGAGCGCTCCCGCCGACGAGTGAGTCGTCGTAGGCCAGCTCGTACGTGCTCGCCGCCAGGTTCAGCCGCCACACCCGGCCGTCGCCCTTGGTCGTGAACCAGACGACGCCGTCCGCGTAGTGGCAGCCCTCGCCGCCGTTGAAGTGCTTGGCGGCCGAGACCTGGTGGCGCGTGGCGGTGGAGCCGCTCGGGTCGGGCACGTCCGCCCAGCCGAAGGACCCGGCGGTGCCGGAACCCGCCGTCAGCACCTGGAGCCGGCCGGAGGACAGGTCGCCCCACGTGTCGGGTACGAAACGGTAGAAGCAGCCGTTGCTGACGTCCTCGGTGAGGTAGACCACCTCGCGCTGCGGGTCGGCCGCCGCGGCCTCGTGCTTGAACCGTCCCATCGCGGCGCGCCGCACCGCGCCGTGCGTGCCGTAGGGGTCGGTCTCGTAGACGTACCCGCGGTCGACCTCCTCGCAGGACAGCCACGTGCCCCACGGCATGGCCCCGCCCGCGCAGTTCTGCCGGGTGCCGGAGAGGATGCGGTAGGCCCCCGTGATCGACCCGGAGGAGTTGAACCGGAGGGCGCTCGCTCCGCCGCCCGGGTTGATCTCCGAGTTGGAGACATAGATCCAGCCGCTGCCGGAGGGGAAGCACGCCCCGCCGTCGGGTGCCCTGTGCCAGACGTAGGAGGTGCCGCTCACGGTCTGGCCGGAGCGGGCGACGACGCGGCTGCCGAACCCGTCGGGAAGCCGGATGCCGTTCGCGTCGGGGGAGTTGAGCGGACCGTAGGGGCTCGGTCCCGGCTGGGCCGGGTCCGCGTAGGCGGCGCCGCGCATGAGGGTGAAACCGAAGGCGACGGCCGAACCGCTCACCACGGTGCCGCGCAGGAAGGAGCGACGTTCCACGGATACCTCACCGGAGTCGTCTCGGCCCCGTCGCCCAGGCGGCGCCGGGGTCCAGCCCGCAGGACCCTAGGAGCGCCGCATGGCGCCTTCGCGACGGTCGCCGCAACGGCTCGCCACCGCCGCGTGAACGACCCGAACCGGTCGCGCCGGTGATGGGCGCGACCGGTTCGGGTCAGGGGAGAACCGTGGGGCTGGGAATCAGATGCTGACGCCCTGAGCCCGCAGGTACGCCAGCGGGTCGATGTCCGACCCGTAGCCGGCCCCGGTGCGGATCTCGAAGTGCAGGTGCGGGCCGGTGCTGTTGCCGGTGGAACCGACCAGCCCGATCTGCTGCCCGCCGGTCACGCTCTGGCCCGTGGAGACGGAGAGCGAGGACAGGTGGGCGTACTGGCTGTAGCGGCCGTCCGCGTGCTTGATGACGACCTGGTTGCCGTACGAGCCGCCCCAGCCAGCGGAGACCACGGTGCCCGCGCCGACCGAGCGCACGGTGGAGCCGGACGGAGCGGAGAAGTCCACGCCGGTGTGGTAACCGCTGGACCAGGACGAGCCGGTGGCGCGGTACGGCGTGCTCGGCGAGGCGTCGACCGGGCGGACCCAGCCGCTCGCCGGAGCCGCCTGCTCGGCCGGCTTCTCGGCCTTCGGCTCGGGCTTGCTGGCCTCCTTGGCCGGCTCCGGAGCGGGCTTCTCCACCTTGGGCTCAGCCTTGGGCTCGGGCTTGGGCTCCGGCTTGGGCTCCGCCTTCTTCGCGGGCTTCTCGGGCTTCGGCTCCGGCTTGGGCTCGGCCTTGGCTCCCTCGTCCTGCTGCGGAGCCGCCGCCTCGGTCACGTCCAGGCTCAGGCGCTGTCCGGGGAAGATCAGGTCCGGGTCGGAGCCGACGACGCCCTGGTTGGTCTTGTAGACGGCCTTCCAGCCGCCGTCCACCGCGTGGACCGTCGCGATGCCGTAGAGGGTGTCACCGCTGACGACGGTGTAGTCCTCGGCGGTCGCGGCCTTCTTGTCGGCCTTGTCGGCCTTGTCGGCCTTGTCGGCCTTGTCGGCCTTCGTGGGCTCGGGGGCCTTCTCGGCCTTCGGGGCGGGCTTCTCGGCCTTGGGCTCGGGCTTGGGCTCCGCCTTCTTGTCGGCCTTCTCGGTCTTCTCGGCCTTCGGCTCGGCGGTGTCCCCGGCCGGGTCGATCTGCGGGGCGGGGCCGTTCTTGGCCAGACCGGCACGGGGGCCGCAGACGGGCCAGGCGCCCGGGCCCTGCATCTCCAGCAGGCGCTCGGCGGCGGCGATCTGCTGGTCCTTGGTGGCGAGGTCGGCGCGCGGGGCGTACTGCGTGCCGCCCGCAGCCTCCCAGGAGGACT contains the following coding sequences:
- a CDS encoding alkaline phosphatase PhoX; translated protein: MERRSFLRGTVVSGSAVAFGFTLMRGAAYADPAQPGPSPYGPLNSPDANGIRLPDGFGSRVVARSGQTVSGTSYVWHRAPDGGACFPSGSGWIYVSNSEINPGGGASALRFNSSGSITGAYRILSGTRQNCAGGAMPWGTWLSCEEVDRGYVYETDPYGTHGAVRRAAMGRFKHEAAAADPQREVVYLTEDVSNGCFYRFVPDTWGDLSSGRLQVLTAGSGTAGSFGWADVPDPSGSTATRHQVSAAKHFNGGEGCHYADGVVWFTTKGDGRVWRLNLAASTYELAYDDSLVGGSAPLTGVDNITGASSGDLFVAEDGGNMEICVITPDEVVAPFLRIDGQSGSEICGPAFSPDGTRLYFSSQRGASGSSSGGITYEVTGPFRS
- a CDS encoding transglycosylase family protein, which translates into the protein MSRGRHRRPRKALITRHVARASLIATAGGVAVPLAAGSASAADVSVWDKVAQCESTGDWSINTGNGFYGGLQFQQSSWEAAGGTQYAPRADLATKDQQIAAAERLLEMQGPGAWPVCGPRAGLAKNGPAPQIDPAGDTAEPKAEKTEKADKKAEPKPEPKAEKPAPKAEKAPEPTKADKADKADKADKADKKAATAEDYTVVSGDTLYGIATVHAVDGGWKAVYKTNQGVVGSDPDLIFPGQRLSLDVTEAAAPQQDEGAKAEPKPEPKPEKPAKKAEPKPEPKPEPKAEPKVEKPAPEPAKEASKPEPKAEKPAEQAAPASGWVRPVDASPSTPYRATGSSWSSGYHTGVDFSAPSGSTVRSVGAGTVVSAGWGGSYGNQVVIKHADGRYSQYAHLSSLSVSTGQSVTGGQQIGLVGSTGNSTGPHLHFEIRTGAGYGSDIDPLAYLRAQGVSI